Proteins co-encoded in one Pelobates fuscus isolate aPelFus1 chromosome 5, aPelFus1.pri, whole genome shotgun sequence genomic window:
- the HACD4 gene encoding very-long-chain (3R)-3-hydroxyacyl-CoA dehydratase 4, translating into MATSLTLYYLLQFCGHSWIFTNMTARLLFFGKDSFADTFYTIGLVMQACQLLSALELILPLLGNQQHRFLPSFLQVTERLVILFVVITSQEEVQSKCVVCALFFLWNMWDVVRYSYYMLTAVGMNYPPVTWLKHTWWIPVYPLSVLAEVYTIYESLPYFESLGTYSFKATLPVVVSVHFPYILKVYMIILTAGMFYICNHLFMERKTYLRAKSTKLKAK; encoded by the exons ATGGCTACTTCTCTAACTCTATACTACCTGCTACAATTCTGTGGTCATTCCTGGATCTTCACTAATATGACTGCACGACTTCTCTTCTTTGGAAAAG ATTCCTTTGCTGATACATTCTACACAATCGGGCTAGTAATGCAGGCCTGCCAGTTACTGTCTGCACTGGAGCTGATACTCCCACTGCTGGGCAACCAACAACACCGATTCTTGCCAAGTTTTTTACAG GTAACCGAAAGGCTTGTCATCCTATTTGTGGTCATCACCAGCCAGGAGGAGGTGCAGAGTAAATGTGTAGTCTGTGCTTTGTTCTTCCTATGGAACATGTGGGATGTTGTAAG ATACTCATACTACATGCTAACAGCAGTGGGCATGAACTATCCTCCCGTTACATGGCTTAAACACACATGGTGGATTCCAGTTTATCCTTTATCAGTACTGGCTGAag tttacacaaTTTATGAATCGCTTCCGTATTTTGAATCCCTTGGTACATATTCCTTCAAAGCGACACTGCCAGTTGTGGTATCGGTCCACTTTCCATACATTTTAAAAGTATACATGATCATACTTACTGCAG GTATGTTTTATATATGCAATCATCTGTTTATGGAAAGAAAAACATATCTCAGAGCAAAGAGCACAAAGCTAAAGGCAAAATAA